Proteins found in one Quercus robur chromosome 2, dhQueRobu3.1, whole genome shotgun sequence genomic segment:
- the LOC126693926 gene encoding uncharacterized protein LOC126693926 has translation MSVGRFPTESGEKESKRARGRVPLIGFTEEDKEGTIQPHDDALVVTLRIGGYDVRRVLVDQGSAVEVMYPDLYKGLNLKQEDLSPYDTPLLSFEGKIVIPKGMIRLPVQTDIEIVEVDFIVVDAYSPYTAIVARPWLHTLGAVSSTLHQKVKYPSEGRIKEIVGDQGVARHCMVSAIARQLSDAPSTSTGNTL, from the coding sequence atgtcagtagGTAGGTTCCCGACAGAGTCAGGCGAAAAGGAATCCAAGAGGGCTAGAGGGAGAGTGCCATTAATTGGATTCACGGAAGAGGACAAagagggaactattcagccccATGACGACGCCCTAGTCGTGACactcagaataggaggttatgacgtgaggagggtgttagttgatcagggcAGCGCCGTGGAAGTGATGTACCCGGACCTGTATAAAGGGCTGAATTTAAAGCAGGAGGACCTGTCGCCATATGACACTCCTCTGCTTAGCTTTGAgggaaaaatcgtcatccctAAGGGCATGATCAGattgcctgtgcaaacagacatAGAAATAGTGGAAGTGGATTTCATTGTGGTGGATGCATACTCACCCTACACGGCTATCGTggcacggccatggcttcataCGCTAGGGGCTGTGTCATCTACCCTGCACCAGAAGGTGAAGTATCCCTCAGAGGGccgaatcaaagagatagtgGGGGATCAAGGAGTGGCCAGGCATTGCATGGTATCGGCCATTGCTCGACAATTAAGCGACGCGCCTTCCACTTCAACCGGGAAtaccttatag
- the LOC126693936 gene encoding uncharacterized protein LOC126693936, protein MTFIVPMGGLKRYAIQKNFILIVHSRSTSLSLFLHYQFLLSLAPSSFSLSLAFLSDHQAAVSPSLAFLSDHQAIAVTKPHFSLRSTSRCPNHQASVDSPSPISKSVFTVTKPRYSLRSPCRCHQASLFSPIKKPLFESPSLCLCRSTLTHLQIRFTVTELRFSLRSPSRCHQASLFSPITKPLSESPSLCLCLCRFTEASSVSQIKSKSNLLEVGFSFITRVFACCRISIFRKSAQFLQLITQSMAMSIQWDTTLLMAYIRSGQHLLKQFHLHEDIRTNYLQKLKRLIERM, encoded by the exons atgacatttatcgtgccgaTGGGTGGCCTCAAG CGCTATGccatccaaaaaaattttattctaatagTGCACAGTCgctcaacctctctctctctcttcctacaCTACCAGTTTTTGCTCTCTCTCGCACCATCAAGCTTTTCTCTTTCCCTCGCTTTTCTCTCCGATCACCAAGCCGCTGTCTCACCAAGCCTCGCTTTTCTCTCCGATCACCAAGCCATCGCTGTCACCAAGCCTCACTTTTCTCTCCGATCAACAAGCCGCTGTCCGAATCACCAAGCCTCTGTCGATTCACCGTCACCCATCTCCAAATCCGTTTTCACTGTCACCAAGCCTCGCTATTCGCTCCGATCACCATGCCGCTGTCACCAAGCCTCGCTTTTCTCTCCGATCAAGAAGCCGCTGTTCGAATCACCAAGCCTCTGCCTCTGCCGATCCACCCTCACCCATCTCCAAATCCGTTTCACTGTCACCGAGCTTCGCTTTTCTCTCCGATCACCAAGCCGCTGTCACCAAGCCTCGCTTTTCTCTCCGATCACCAAGCCGCTGTCCGAATCACCAAGCCTCTGCCTCTGCCTCTGCCGATTCACCGAAGCTTCGTCGGTCTctcaaataaaatcaaaatcaaatttactAG AGGTGGGATTCAGCTTCATCACGAGGGTTTTCGCTTGCTGTCGGATTAGCATCTTCAGAAAGTCTGCTCAG TTCCTGCAGTTAATTACTCAATCAATGGCCATGAGTATACAATGGGATACTACCTTGCTGATGGCATATATCCGAAGTGGTCAACATTTGTTAAAACAATTCCATCTCCACGAGGACATAAGAACAAATTATTTGCAAAAGCTCAAGAGGCTTATAGAAAGGATGTAG